The following are encoded together in the Cicer arietinum cultivar CDC Frontier isolate Library 1 chromosome 2, Cicar.CDCFrontier_v2.0, whole genome shotgun sequence genome:
- the LOC101507218 gene encoding rhamnogalacturonan I rhamnosyltransferase 1 — protein sequence MMLLRLAKVSNGKSNHCDSEEMEMGFNVLSGGGEVVKSKRFIVRPKIKLWTARAITTVILWTIVVQLMAIGEFWGPKLLKGMPYCFSHSDASSMAVAKYSAPAKVLLPPKRIYKNNGYLMVSCNGGLNQMRAAICDMVAIARHLNVTLIVPELDKASFWADPSDFQDIFDVDNFIASLRDEVRILKQLPPRLKRRVELGLSYSLPPISWSDISYYEKQILPLLWKHKVVHLNRTDTRLANNGLPLEIQKLRCRVNFNALRFTSQIEQLGRKIVRILRERGPFLVLHLRYEMDMLAFSGCTHGCDSSEVDELTRMRYAYPWWKEKVINSELKRRDGLCPLTPEETALILTALDIDRSIQIYIAAGEIFGGEKRMAPLRATYPNLVRKETLLEPSDLRYFQNHSSQMAALDYLVSLESDIFVPTYDGNMAKVVEGHRRFLGYKRTILLDRKQLVPLIDLYTNNSLSWGDFSIKVKKVHAKRMGNPKTRIVIPYKPKEEDYFYANPHECLPLQDEPLRST from the exons atgatgttgTTGAGGTTAGCAAAAGTATCTAATGGAAAAAGTAATCATTGTGATAGTGAGGAAATGGAAATGGGGTTTAATGTTTTGAGTGGTGGTGGTGAAGTTGTGAAGTCAAAGAGATTTATTGTTAGGCCTAAGATCAAATTGTGGACGGCTCGTGCTATTACAACTGTGATTCTTTGGACTATTGTTGTTCAGTTGATGGCAATTGGTGAGTTTTGGGGTCCAAAGTTGTTGAAGGGTATGCCTTATTGTTTCAGCCACTCAGATGCATCATCTATGGCTGTAGCAAAGTACAGTGCTCCAGCTAAGGTTTTGCTTCCACCAAAAA GGATTTACAAGAACAATGGTTATCTTATGGTTTCCTGCAATGGAGGACTCAACCAAATGAGAGCAGCA ATATGCGACATGGTTGCTATTGCAAGACATTTAAATGTCACTCTCATAGTTCCAGAGCTGGATAAAGCGTCTTTCTGGGCTGATCCAAG CGACTTCCAAGACATATTTGATGTAGATAATTTCATTGCATCCTTAAGAGATGAGGTTAGAATATTAAAGCAACTACCACCTAGGCTCAAGAGAAGAGTTGAATTAGGATTGTCCTACTCGTTGCCCCCGATTAGCTGGTCGGATATTTCATACTACGAAAAACAG ATACTTCCTCTATTATGGAAACACAAAGTCGTGCACCTGAATCGGACTGACACTCGACTTGCAAACAATGGATTACCGCTCGAAATTCAAAAGTTGAGATGTCGAGTAAATTTTAATGCTTTGAGGTTTACTTCTCAAATCGAACAACTTGGTAGAAAGATAGTTAGAATTTTGA GGGAAAGAGGACCTTTCCTTGTTCTTCATCTTAGATATGAGATGGACATGTTGGCTTTCTCCGGCTGCACTCATGGATGTGACAGTAGTGAGGTGGATGAACTCACAAGAATGAG ATATGCATATCCGTGGTGGAAGGAAAAAGTCATAAATTCTGAGCTTAAGAGGAGAGACGGTTTATGCCCGCTGACACCTGAGGAAACCGCTCTAATATTGACAGCACTAGACATAGATCGAagtattcaaatttatatagCTGCTGGAGAAATATTTGGCGGAGAGAAAAGAATGGCACCTTTACGAGCAACTTATCCTAACCTG GTAAGGAAGGAAACTCTGTTGGAACCTTCAGACTTGAGGTATTTCCAAAACCACTCATCACAAATGGCTGCATTGGATTATCTTGTGTCTCTAGAGAGTGATATATTTGTTCCAACATATGATGGGAACATGGCTAAAGTTGTTGAAGGTCATAGAAG atTCCTAGGTTACAAAAGAACCATACTGTTGGACAGAAAGCAGCTGGTACCACTCATAGATCTATATACCAATAATTCATTAAGTTGGGGTGATTTTTCCATTAAGGTGAAGAAAGTTCATGCGAAGAGAATGGGAAACCCTAAAACAAGAATTGTCATTCCATACAAACCAAAAGAAGAAGACTATTTTTATGCCAACCCTCATGAATGCTTGCCACTACAAGATGAACCATTGAGAAGCACATGA
- the LOC140919311 gene encoding uncharacterized protein: protein MQHLFKLIEDAKYVCWNRKREDSDVMRDIFWAHPDSVKLLNLFPIVLIMDSTYKTNKYRMPLLEIVGMTSTEKTFVVGFAYLECEREENFCWALERLKDLFVTQNKFPQVIVTDRDLALMNAVGIVFPHAVNLLCRFHIEKNVGAKCKQYVLKDRQESILNMWKDIMYCSNEKEYMMRLHMFEQSCVDTKVFVDYVKETWLTPHKERFVEAWTNKVMHLGNTTTNRVESAHWKLKLMLENSMGDLCKCWEAMNNMIRLQHKRIRASFQKSFYDEEHEHRNPFYQRLNTFVSTEAQRRIAEEYDKVEWVGTDKSICGCSLRRTYGLPCACELGQYKLMGEPIPLDSVHIQWRKLSMECELTQDTEDGSELDMSTEMNALWKRFRSLDVIGKRVLKSKVRELAFPSTSSICPPPEKVKTKGRVKKSKGMKPDGYDVYRDPSYFEHVNATYGEDIGSQPSQSKKRQASQSKKHPSQSSHSSKNLLLTQFPDIIQPYIDDIFDVAADGNCGFRVIALLLGFGEECWSLVRKRLDQEIVSHVTPYDRLFTGRIKEVRDSLMISDLGVQPMDKWLSIPDMSYVIATTYNIILVTFGLTFSMTFFPMRGSHSGSTNVRPIIICLEYDNWTLTP, encoded by the exons atgcaacatttattcaagttaattgaagatgcaaaatatgtgtgctggaatagaaagcgtgaagactccgatgttatgagagatattttttgggcgcatccagattcagtgaagttgttgaatttgtttccgattgtgttgattatggacagtacctacaaaaccaataaatacagaatgccattacttgaaattgttggtatgacatcaacagagaaaacatttgtagttgggtttgcttatttggaatgtgagagggaagaaaacttttgttgggcattagagagactaaaagatttgtttgttacacaaaataaattccctCAAGTAATTGTGACAGACAGAGATCTTGCGTTAATGAATGCAGTTGGCATTGTGTTTCCACATGCTGTTAATTTACTTTGTCGATTTCATatcgaaaaaaatgttggagcaaaatgcaagcaatatgtcttaaaggatagacaagagtcaatattgaatatgtggaaagaCATTATGTATTGTAGTAATGAAAAAGAGTATATGATGCGCTTGCATATGTTTGAACAATCATGTGTTGATACTaaagtgtttgttgattatgtcaaagaaacttggttgactccacataaggaaagatttgttgaagcatggacaaataaagtgatgcatttggggaacacaacgactaacag ggTTGAGTCAGCTCACtggaaactgaagttaatgttagaaaatagcatgggtgatttgtgtaaatgttgggaggctatgaacaacatgataaggttacaacataaaagaatcagagcctcgtttcaaaaaagtttttatgatgaagagcatgAGCACAGAAATCCATTTTATCAGAGATTGAATACATTTGTATCAACAGAAGCTCAAAGACGTATTGCTGAAGAATACGACAAAGTTGAGTGGGTGGGTACTGACAAATCTATATGTGGGTGTTCTCTGAGAAGGACATACGGATTACCTTGTGCTTGTGAATTgggacaatataaattaatgggtgaaccaattcctctagattctgtgcatattcaatggagaaaattaagcatggaaTGTGAACTCACTCAAGACACAGAAGATGGATCAGAGTTGGATATGTCTACTGAGATGAATGCCTTATGGAAACGCTTTCGATCACTTGATGTTATTGGGAAACGAGTGTTGAAGAGTAAAGTGCGTGAACTTGCTTTTCCAAGTACAAGTTCAATATGTCCACCACCTGAAAAAGTCAAAACCAAAGGAAGAGTGAAGAAGAGTAAGGGTATGAAGCCAGatggatatgatgtatatcgagacccttcttactttgagcatgttaatgcaacatatggTGAAGATATTGGTTCCCAACCCTCTCaatcaaagaagagacaagcctctcaatcaaagaaacacCCCTCTCAGTCatctcattcttcaaaaaatttgttattgacACAATTTCCTGATATTATTCAGCcatacattgatgacatatttgacgtggcagctgatggaaattgtggttTTCGCGTTATTGCATTATTGCTTGGTTTCGGTGAAGAGTGTTGGTCTTTGGTCCGCAAGAGATTGGATCAAGAGATTGTTTCTCATGTAACTCCATATGATAGATTGTTCACAGGACGCATTAAAGAAGTAAGAGATTCGTTGATGATATCCGACTTAGGTGTTCAACCCATGGATAAATGGTTGTCCATACCTGATATGAGTTACGTGATAGcgacaacatataatattattcttgtcaCGTTCGGTCTGACATTTTCAATGACTTTCTTTCCTATGAGAGGTTCACATTCTGGATCGACAAATGTAAGACCCATTATCATTTGTCTAGAATATGATAATTGGACCCTTACACCTTAA